The window TTCACGGCCACCTTTACGCAGGTCGGGCGGCTCAATGGCGGTTTCTGGCAGGGCATGAACAAGGAAGAGCGCAGAGGCATCCGCATCGACGGACAGCCTATCGCCTGCCTCGACTACTCTCAGAGCTGCCCGCGCATCCTCTACGGTCTTGCAGGAGCGACACCTCCAAGAGAGGACATCTACGACATTCCCAAGCTCCGTGGACACCGCGATGGAACCAAGCTGCTACTGCTCTCGCTCATGTGTTCGGACCAGGAACGCACCAAGCGGCCTAAAGGCTCACGGAAACTACTCCCGAAGAGTCCCAAGGCCACGGAGCTGTTCCAGTGGGTTGCCGAGGCGCACCCTGCCCTACGTCCATTCTTCTGGACTGGCATCGGCCTGAATCTCATGTTCCGGGAGAGCGTCATCCTCGTTGACGTACTCCTTACCTTGATAGACATGGGCATTGTGGCCCTGCCTATTCATGACGCAGTAGTCGTACGCCACGACACCAAGGAACAGGTCAAAGAGGTCATGCTCGTCAAGTTCAGAGAACACGCCAGGGTTGATGGTGTTGTGAAGGAGGAGTGATTTCATCCATAGCAAGCCCATCGACGCATTACCTTTATTACCTCTATACTCTATGGCTATATACCACCTATACAAACACCTACACAGTTACCCATAGGGGGACACGTAAGAAGCCTTGGCATTCGGTACTTTCCAGACACACTATGCAGATGCATAACAAGATGCGTTGACCTGACACAACTAGTTAAGTGTTCACATCGACACAGCATCATGCATTACGGCAATGAAACCCATACACATCCAACTAAACGGTCAGCATCAACTATGCTTACGTAGTCGAGTCTGCTCACAACTTCCTCATAGAGCACCTTCACAGGATACCGCCCCTCATAGCCTCCTGTGACATCGGCGTATGCGCCCTTTTCGTGTCCAACTAGCTCCTGGCACATGCGGCGGACCACTCCGAGCATCTTACATCGTGTCACCAGGGAGTGCCTAAACGAGTGGAAGACCTTGCCACTCACCTCGCCCCTGCCTCCACCAACGCCGCATTGCCTGCGGTATCGGGTGAACCACTGCCCTGCCGCACCGCCGCGCTTCCCTGCGGACTCCCGTACCTCCAACGTGGGGAACAGGCGAGTATGACGCTTGCCGCGCAAGGCTTCAACACGGTCCAGCAACCCCAGACGAACCAGGTCTTGATGCACAGGCACTTGGCGATTCCCGGCGCTGGTCTTGGTCTTCTTGTCAGCCAGGTCGTTGATGTCCAGATACCAAACCCCTGAAGCCTCATCCTGGCGTATGTCGGACAAGTGGAGTTGGCAAAGCTCTTCAAGTCTCGCCCCGGTGTACAAGCCGAGCAGAGGCAACCAGAACTGCCATGAACTGCGGAACTCCTTCGGCTTGAAGTTCTCCGGCGAGAAGAGAGCACGAAGCTCATCATCTGTGAAGGCTTCCCTCTCCGGGGTGACGCTCTTCCGCTGCACCTCAAGCACCTTGTTCAGCGTGGCGGCCTTCGACACCAAGCCCTCATCTTCAAGCCAGTTGATGAAGCTCCGGATGTTGGTGAAGGCGTTGCCCAGGCTGGTAGCGCCCAGCTTGTCCGCCTCCTGTATGGTCATGTTTAGGAGCTTCGCCAGCGGCTTCTTCTTCCACCGGGGGTCAATGGTGCGGCGCTTCGGCAGGTGGTGCATGATGCGGTGGTAGGTCCGCATGTGGTCGCGGCTGAGGTCTACGGCCTGAATGTCGCCCACCATCGTCACAAAGTCATGCAGGTCGGGAATGATGTCCTTCTTGCTGGACACCCTCCACTTCGCCGCCTTGTCCGCGATGTATTTCTCTACGGCCTCGGACAGTTTGGTCCCTGCCGTGGGCACCGGCTGAGGTTCAACAGGCGTTACTGTGCAGGGTTTTGCAGGTTGTACCTGAGCATGGTCCCTAAGTCCCGTTTGGACCTTGGGCAGCATCGAGGGGAGGTATCCTGCCTGCGGAGACTCTTGCCCCTTCCATGCGGCAGACACCTTGTTCATCTCGCCTTCCAGGTAGGCCTGAAGCTGCTCAGGCGGGGTCATGGCCGCCACCGGGCCAGCAGCATCAAGGTAGCCTAGGAAAGACTGTACCACCGCCGCCACGTGGACAACCCGGACCTTGGCTTCGCGCAGGTACACCGTGCTCAGGGACTTCTTTACCTCGACCTTGCCGAGCGCGGGCCGCAGTCTTTCGGGCACAGCCATGCGGAAGTAGAACGCGACACCTTGTTTGCGGAGATGAGACGGAGCCGAGAAACGCATGGGCAACCTCGCACGGTTTGTACCCAGCGCTTTGGACCTACCTCGCGGGCAGGCTTATGTGAAGTCGTAACATACCGA of the Humidesulfovibrio mexicanus genome contains:
- a CDS encoding site-specific integrase, encoding MRFSAPSHLRKQGVAFYFRMAVPERLRPALGKVEVKKSLSTVYLREAKVRVVHVAAVVQSFLGYLDAAGPVAAMTPPEQLQAYLEGEMNKVSAAWKGQESPQAGYLPSMLPKVQTGLRDHAQVQPAKPCTVTPVEPQPVPTAGTKLSEAVEKYIADKAAKWRVSSKKDIIPDLHDFVTMVGDIQAVDLSRDHMRTYHRIMHHLPKRRTIDPRWKKKPLAKLLNMTIQEADKLGATSLGNAFTNIRSFINWLEDEGLVSKAATLNKVLEVQRKSVTPEREAFTDDELRALFSPENFKPKEFRSSWQFWLPLLGLYTGARLEELCQLHLSDIRQDEASGVWYLDINDLADKKTKTSAGNRQVPVHQDLVRLGLLDRVEALRGKRHTRLFPTLEVRESAGKRGGAAGQWFTRYRRQCGVGGGRGEVSGKVFHSFRHSLVTRCKMLGVVRRMCQELVGHEKGAYADVTGGYEGRYPVKVLYEEVVSRLDYVSIVDADRLVGCVWVSLP